AGCCCTGGATCGCCACTCCGCCGGTCTGGCGGGTGACGACCAGCTCCAGGTCGGCCACCTTCTCCCCGCTGTCCTCGTCGGTGCGCAGCGCGGTGACCGTGCCGGTGCAGGTCAGCAGGTCATCGGGCCAGACCTGCTCCCGGAACCTGGTCCGGAAACGACGGACGGCCGTCGGGCCGAGCAGGTCCGTCGCGTAGGTGGCGAGGTAGCTGGCCTGCAGCATCCCGACACTGAAAACCGTCGGGAAACCCGCGGACTTCGCGAAGCTCTCGTCGTGGTGGATCGGGTTGAAGTCGCCGCTGGCGCCCTGGTATCGGACGATGTCGGTCCGGCTGAGGGGGCCGAAGGTGCGCTCCGGGAGCGCGTCACCCACCTGATAGCTCATGAGGTACTCCACTCGAGCGCGTCGGCCATCCGCCGCTTGTGCCATCTGGGGGTCCCGAGCAGCTCGTAGAGCGACCGGGACATCTGGGTGAACAACGTGATCCCGGATGTCGGATCCACGCCGATGCCGCCGTGCACCTTGTGCGCGTAGTCGGCCGCGGTGAGATAGGACTCGCTCGCGACCGCCTTGGCCAGGTGCGCGGCGGCGCGGGCCGGCTGGCCGGAGTCGATCCGCCAGATCGCCTCGTACATCGTCCAGCGGGCCGCGTCGGTGGCGTTCAGCAACTCCACGAGGTGGTCCTGAACCCGCTGGAAGCGGCCGATCGCCTGGCCGAACTGCTGCCGGGTGTTGCTGTAGTCGATGCTGCGCTCCAACAGCCGTTGGCACCCACCCACCTGGTAGGCGGCGAACAGCACATAGGCCTGGGTAAGCACGTCGTCCAGGCCCGCCTCGCCGTCCTCGCCGTCCAGGCCGACCGCACCGCTCTGGCTGCCGCCTCCGCCCGCCAGGCGCAGCAGGTTTCCCGGCTCGATCGTCACGTTCGTGAACGTGACCTCGTCGTTCCAGGCGAGGAAGCCCTTCAGCCGCCGTACCGAGACACCCTCCGCCCCGACCGGGACGACGGCCAGTTCGACTCCGCCATTCCCGGCAGCCCCGGCGTCGTCTCCCGCGCCGGTACGGGTGACCGGGACGAGCAGATGCGTCGCGGCCGCGGCGTACGGCACGAACGGCGCGGTGCAGGTGAGCACGCCACCACCCTCGCCACCCTCGCCGACCGGTCCGAACGGTTCGAGCGCGAAGCCGCCGCCAGCGCGCAGGCCGTTCCAGTCCCGCCCCGACCCGGCCGTCACCGGGACGACCGTCGCGTTCCCGGTCGCGATGGCGGACAGCAGATGATCCCGCTCCGGAGAGGCCGCCGCGACCCGCAGCAGCCCGACTGCCAGCACGCTGGAGACCAGGAACGGGCCGGGGACCGGGCCACGGCCCAGCTCCTCGCAGATGATCGCCGCTTCCAGCGTGCTGGCACCCGACCCGCCCAGCTTCTCGGGGACGAGCGCGCCCAGCCAGCCGGCGTCCGCCATCGGCGCCGTCCATTCGGGGCGCAGTCCAAGCCGGCTGGGCTGAAGGCCGACCAGCGTCTCCGTATTGGCCTCGCGTGCGACGAACGACCGCACGCTGTCACGCAGCAGCAGTTCGTCGTCGGACAGGCTCAGGTCCATCGGCTCAGCCTCCCCTCGGCTTGCGCCCGCCGACGCCGAGCGCCCGGGCGATGACCACCCGCTGGACGTCGACCGTCCCGCCGGGAATGATGTCCACGATTCCGTCGCGCTGCTGGCGCTCGGCGTGGCCGTCGAGCGCGCCCCACACCTCGTCGCTGGTCAGGGCCGCGGGCCCGATCAGGTCGAGGATCGCGGTGGTCAGCCACAGGCCGGTCGTCTTGCGCAGGTAGGTCAGCTGCGGGCCGTTGTAGTGCTCGGTCTTCCGGTTGTAGGTACGCCAGAAGTTCCGGGTGGTCAGCAGCCGCAGCGTCTCGATCCGGATGTGGATGTCGGCCAGCCCGTCGCGGACGTCGGGGTCCTCGATGAGGGGGCGGCCGTCGGCGCCGGTGTGCGCCCGGCAGTACTCCACGAGCCTGTCGACGATCGGGTCACGCCGCAGGCTGCCGATGGCGCCGTGCTCGAGCTGCAGGTGGGTGTTGGCGACCTTCCACCCGTTGTTCTCGCCGCCCACCAGGCAGTCCGCCGGCACCCGGACGTCGTCGAAGTACACGGTGTTCTTGTGGCCTTCGGCGACGTCCGCCAGCACCGGCAGCGGCTCGACCGTGATGCCGGGCAGGTGCGCGTCCACCATGAACCAGCTGAGGTTCTGGTGGCGGGCGCCGGCGGGGTCGGTGCAGGTGATCATCCAGAACCGGTCGGCGCCGTGCGCGCTGCCGACGAAGATCTTCTGGCCGTTCAGGACGTAGTGGTCGCCGTCGCGGCGGGCGGCGAGCCGGGCGCTGGCCAGGTCCGAGCCGGCCTCGGGCTCGGTCAGCAGCTGCCAGGTCCGCACCTCACCCCGGTAGATCGGGGTGAGCATCCGCCGCTTCTGCTCGTCGGTCCCCCAGACGAGAATGGTGTGGCTGCCCATCATGCCGCCGCTGTCGTAGTACGGCGGCAGGGTCAGGTGCTGGCGGCGCATCTCCTCGTCGAGGATCAGGGTCGACCCGATGTCGAGCCCGCCCCCGCCGAACTCCCGGGGCGCCGCGGGGTAGAGCCACCCCTTCTCGCCGAGCAGCCGGCCGAGTTCCCGCTTGAGCTGGTACTGCCGGGCGGCCTCGTCCTCGCCCGCCGGCTCGGAGCCGAGGCCCGCGGGGATGTTCTCGGCCAGCCAGGCACGCACCTCGGCGCGGAACGCCTCCTGCTCCGGCGTGTAGGTCATCGCGAAATCCATGGCACCTCCCGCCGAAGGCCGCTGCCGGTCGCCTGAGCCCTCACTGGTCGAAGATCCGCTGGCCGGCCGCGTGGCCGTAGTCGAACTTGTAGTCCTGGAACCGCCCCGCCTGGGCCGCCAGCTCCTCGACCGTCCATTTCCCGTCCTTGCGGAGGCCGTCCACGATCACCCACGGCTGGAAGAGGTGGACCTCCCCGCCCATCACGAAGAACGCACGTCCGTTGATCGGGCAGTCCTGGGTCGCGAGGTAGGCCACGAACGGCGAGATGTTCTCCGGATCCAGCGGAGTCCAGGTCTCGCTCTTCGACGCCCCGAAGCTCTCGGCGCTGTCCAGCTTGCCCTGGACGGTCGCGGTCAGCCGGGTCGAGGCCGCGGGCGCCACGGCGTTGACGCGCACGCCGTACCGCTTCAGCTCCAGGTTCGCGATGATCGAGAAGGTGGCGATCCCGCTCTTCGCCGCGCCGTAGTTGCTCTGGCCGACGTTGCCGAACAGGCCGGACGTCGACGAGGTGCTGATGATCGACCGCTTGCCATCCTTGCCCGCCTTGGACTGCGCCCGCCAGTAGTTGGCCGCGGCCCGGCTCGGGGCGAAGTGGCCCCGGAGGTGGACCTTCATGATCGAGTCCCAGTCGTCGTCCGACTGGGAGACGAGCATGCGGTCGCGCAGGATGCCGGCGTTGTTCACGAGCACGTGCAGGTCGCCGAAGGTCTCGACGGCCTGGTCGATCAGGTTCTGCGCCCCATCGGTGCTCGAGACGTCGTCGTAGTTGGCGACGGCCTCACCACCGGCCTGCCTGATCTCGTCGACGACCTGCTGCGCCGGCGTCGCGTCGGCACCGGCGCCGTCGCGGGCGCCACCGAGGTCGTTGACGACGACCTTGGCACCCTCCGCGGCGAACAGCAGGGCGTGCTCACGCCCGATGCCGCGCCCGGCACCGGTGATGATGCAGACCCTGTCCTTCAAGGCGTCCATCGTGGGTGTCCCTTCTCAGATCCGATACGTAGCCTACGTAAAATATCTAGATATTTTGGCCCAGCGGGCCACGGGGGCCCGGCCGCCGCCAGGCGGTCGCCATTACCGGGCAAGGAGCACCATGAGCGAGTCACCGCAGCGCACGTTCGGGGCGCGGGGCGACGTCACGGTCACGATCGGCGACGACCATGTGGCGGTCGTCGAGATGCACCGGCCGCCGAACAACTTCTTCGACATCCACCTGATCAGGGCTCTGGCCAGTGCGTACGAGGCGCTCGACCTCGATGCGTCCTGCCGCGCGATCGTCCTGGCCGCCGAGGGCCGGCACTTCTGCGCCGGTGCCGACTTCAACCGGCCACGGCCCGCCGAAGGCCAGACCCCGCAGACCGGGCAGACCGGGCAGACCGGGCAGACCACGAAGACCGGTCCGGGCGAGGACAGCGACGAGACGCTGTACCACGAGGCGATCCGGCTGTTCGAGACCCGCAAGCCCGTGGTCGCCGCGGTCCAGGGCGGCGCGATCGGCGGCGGCCTCGGGCTCGCCTGCTCGGCGGACTTCCGGGTCGCCTCCCCCGAGTCCCGCTTCACGGCCAACTTCGCCCGGCTCGGCTTCCACCACGGATTCGGCCTGTCGGTCACCCTGCCCGGCATCGTCGGCCAGCAGCACGCGCTCGACCTGCTCTACCGGGGCCGGCGCATCGACGGCACCGAGGCCGCCCGGCTCGGGCTGGTGGACCTGCTGGCCCCGACAGCCGCCGAGATCCGCGGAGCCGCCCGCGGGCTCGCCGCCGACATCGCCGCGTCGGCGCCGCTCGCCGTCGAGTCCGTCCGCCAGACGATGCGTGGCGACCTCGCCGGCCGGGTCCGCAAGGCACTCGACCGCGAACTGTCCGAACAGAAGCGCCTGCTGCGGACGGAGGACGCCCGCGAGGGGATCCAGGCGACGGCCGAGCGACGCGAGCCGCGGTTCAGGGCCCGCTGAGCCGGGAGCGGCCGGCGGTGACCCTCCGGCCGCTCGACCCGCCGGCGTCTGCGCCACGGGGCTCCCTCCGCCGCACGAGTCAGGGTCGGTCACACGGATCACGGTCGGTCGCACGGGTCAGGACGGGGCCTTGCCCGTTTCGATCAGGGTCTGGTTGCTGCGCGCGACGAGGCGCCCGGACTCGTCCAGGAAGTCGTTGACGATCTCGACGAACCGCATGCGGCCACCGCGGCCGCCCTCCTTCTCGGTCACCCCGCCGAGACGCGAGGTCACGGTCAGCTCCGTACCCGCGCGCGGCGGCGGCCCGAAGAAGACGAACTCCTGCTCGCCGTGCAGGATGCGGCGCAGGTCCAGCTGCAGGTCGCCGAACAGCGACGGGCCGTCCGGCGGCATCCAGAAGATGGAGGTGCGCAGGAAGGTCACCGGAATCGTGGGCGCCGGTTCCCGCAGGTACTCCGGCGCCGAGCTCCCGGTCGCCCGCGCGAACTCCCGGATCTTTCCCGTCTCCAGCGTCATGGGGTAGCCCTCGCTCATACCAGGCCACTCCCCACCCGACTCACCTCACGGCCACTCACCCGCACAGCTGCTCCCTTCCTCCGCGCACCGATCCGCGCCACGTTCCGGGCGCCATCCCTCGCCCAAAATTTACGACACGGTTTCGTTTACCTTGGGCCCGGAGGGCGCTGGCGTCAAGCTGTCGACAAGGCGTCCCGGGCGCCCCGCACCTGCGCAGGAATCGCCGAGCACGCCGGGAGCCGCGGGAGAGGAACCCGGAGGACGAGCGCGATGAGGCATTGGTTACGCGGCGCAGCGGGCGACAGCGGCCGGCCGGTCCGCACGGAGCTGGCACCGGCGGCGACCTCACGGACCCTCAGGTCGCGGCCGGGATCGGCCGGGGCGTCGTGGACCACGCCTGCCACGCCGTCTGCGACGGCGCCGAGGGCTGGGGGCTGGGGGCTGGGGGCTGGGGGCTGGGGGCTGGGGGCTGTTCGAGCATGGCACCCTGGGCCGCCACGGCCCCAGTGGCTTCACCGACTTCCAGTAGGCCGCTCCCCGCCTGCGCCCTGCGGCGGGTGCCGTCCGGGCAGCCGGTGAGGGATTCCGCGCGGCGGAGCGTTTCCGCTGGCCGGCGTGCGGCGCCGCGCTACTGCGAACGTGGCTCGAAAGCCTGGCGCACGATCTCGAGGAACTCCTCCAGCGGCACCCCCACGGGACGGTGGGAGATCTCGGCGTCGACACCGAGGTGCGCGGTGACCAGACCACCGACGTAGTACGCCAGCAGGTCGGGGTCGCCGGCCCGGATCGTCCCGTCACGCTGCCCTTCGCGGATGCCCGTGGAGTAGACCTCCAGGAGCGCTTCGGTGCTCGCCGCCTTGGCGGACGAGTTGCGTTCGGGCGCCAGGGAGCCGAAGGTGAGGCGCGCCCGGTCGGGATGGGCCCGGACAGTCCGAATGACGGTCGACGCCATCGCGAGCAGCTTCTCCAGGCCGGTTCCCGACGACTGGACGCACTCTCGCAGGCGGTCCGCGAGCGAGAGCGCGTTGCGTTCAAGGACGGCGAGGTAGATCGCGTCCTTGCTCGGGAAGAACTTGTAGATCGCGCCGACGGAGTAACCGGCGCCGGCCGCGATCCTCTCGGCACTCGTTCCTTCATAGCCATGCGAGGCGAACAGCCGTTCGGCGACCGTGAGGATCTCCTCCCGCCGCGCCGCCAGCCGCTGGGCCCGCCGGGCCTCCCGCACGGACGCCGTCCCTGGGGTCCCTGCCACCGGGAGCGGCTGGGCCGATGGAGCCGCCGGTGGTACGCGGACCGCCACATGGGCAGGAGGGGCCTCGTCTTCCGCGGCTGCTGACACGCCGTCCAGTCTTGCAGAGATCACCATCCGAGGCATTGACTTCGTGAATGATCTTCAATAAAGTAAAGATCGTTCACTACTTGATCGGAGCCCTGATCCGGGCCGAGCCTCGGAAGCCCACCGAACCGGGTGGCCGGTCGACCCGACCGGCCACCCGGCCCGCCTCAGCGCAACGCCTGCGCGATTCGCTCACTCACCGGCTCGGCGAACCAGTAGGACGCAACGATCGACCGCTCGCTGTTCGAGAAACCGAATCCCTCGAACACGAGCTCGCCCTTTGCCGCCAGCCGGTCCTCGTCGCTACGCGAGTACCACTTGATCAAAAAGCAGTCACCAACCGACTCGATGTGCCAGTCATACTCACCACCCAGGTCGCCGTTGACGTCGTAGTACCGGATGAGGTGCTGGCCGGCGAATCCATTTGAGAAATCACCTTCGGCGCGACCGTTGCAAATAGTCCCCGCCCCCATGACCATGCTTCCAGAAGAGACGTACCGGGCAGTTGCGACGCCGACTTCCGCCGAGCTGATCGTGTACTCGACCGCGCCGACCAGAAGGGTTTTGATGGTCTTCATCTCGAATGAGTCGCTCATGGCCGGAACCGTACCCCGAGCCATTTCAAATGTCGAGACCCGCTGTCGGCGCCAACCAGGTGTTCGGCACGCAAAGAACTGAAGGGAGCTGGCGTGTCCCGAGATACTGTAGACAACCGATCGATGACCACGGCTGAGGCGAGGAGTGTTCTCGTCGACCCCATGGCATACGCGGATGGTCGGCTCGAACAGGCCTGTGCGGTGCTCCGAAGAGATGCTCCGGTCTCGTGGGTGGAGGCCGAGGAGTTCCTCCCGTTCCACGCTCTGACCAAACACGAGGACATCCTGGAGGTCGAACGCCGACCCGACCTTTTCCAGGCACGCCCTCGCTACAAGCTCTACCGCAGACGAGACGAGGAGCGGTTCACCGCGGCGCGGTCTCTGGTCAGCATGGACCCACCCGAGCACACCGAGTACCGTGCGGTGGCAGCTCCATGGTTCCATCCGCGCAACCTGAGAAACTTCGAGGAGACAGTGCGGGCTCGTGCACTGGTTGCGGTCGACTCGATGGCCCGCCGGGACACCGCCTACGACTTCGTCTCCGAGATCGCCATGCTGTACCCGCTCGACGTCATCTGCTCGATGGTCGGTATCCCCGAGGCGGACCGCGGGCTGATCCTGCGGTTGACCCTGGAGAACTTCGGCTCGGAGGATCCCGACTTCCGGCCGCTCACGACCACTGATGACCGGGCAGCTGTGATGGACTTCGCCCACTACTTCCTCAAGGTGATCGAAGACCGCAAAGCGGCCCCGACCGACGACATCACGTCGCTGCTGGTACACGCCAAGGTGAAGGACGAGCCGCTACCGCTGCAGGACCTGATCGGCTACCTCGTGATCATTTCCACCGCTGGTCACGACACGACGGCGGCGACAATCGCCGGCGGCCTGCGGGCTCTTGTCGAGCATCCCGACCAGTTGCGGCGCCTGCAGACCGAGCCTGGGCTCATCCCCACCGCGGTCGAGGAGATGATCCGCTGGGTGACACCGGTCAAGTCCTTCATGCGGGTGGCGACGAAGGACACCGAGATCGGCGGCCAGACCATAGCCGAGGGTGAAGCGGTCCTGCTCCTGTATGCGAGCGCCAATCGGGATGACGATGTGTTCGGCGACCCTGACCGTTTCGACGTCGGCCGGACGCCCAACCGCCACCTCGCGTTCGGCCACGGAACCCACTTCTGTCTCGGCGCCCGGCTGGCTCGGCTCGAGGCACGGATGTTCTTCAGCGAGCTGATCCCACGCCTGCGGCACGCCGAGCTCGCGGGCGAGCCTGAACTCATCCAGACCCTGTTCGTCGGCGGGCACAAGCGCCTTCCCGTGCATCTCGACGTCGCCTGAACAAGATCCGCGATTCTACAGGGGGAAAACATGGCCAGTTCCGGGACAGCGAAGAAGGTTCCCGTCGAAGACGTCCTGACGGTCCAGGACATCTTCGCCCGCTACTGCTGGTACGTCGACGAGAATCTGGGCGAGGAATGGTCCGAACTGTATACCAAGGACGGTGTCTTCGAGGGCACTCGCCCGGAGCCTGTGATCGGTCGCGAGGCACTCGCCAAGGTTCCTGGCGAGCTGAACGCCTTCTTTGACGGCCGACTGCGGCACCAGCTGAGCAACCTGTTCGTCGAGTACGGGGATGATTCGGAAACGCTGGTGGCTCGTTTCTACAACCAGATCGCGGCCTGGAACGACGGGACGAAGTTCGTCATGCTCGCCGTCAGCACGGCGCTGCTGGTTCGCGACGACCCAGGCAGCACATGGCGGATCCAGCGCAACACCATACGTGCGCTGCAATAGGCACCTGCCGCGCGAACGGAGCCGACGGACCGTCGGGCAGAACACAGATGGACGGGTGAGTCAGTATGGCCAGAGGCGAGCGGTTGGAACCGAGGAGATACGGGCGATACGCCATCGTCGCCGGTGCGTCGCGAGGAATCGGAGCGGAGCTGGCTGACCAGCTCGCGGCGAGGGGTTTCGACCTCGTCCTGATCGCGCCGACGAAGGAGGAGCTCGAACCGCGCGCAGACAGCGTGCGCGCACGTTACGGAGTCGAAGCGGTCGTGCTTCCGGTCGACCTGAGCACACCCGAGGCCGCGGAGCGCATCGAGTCAGCGACCGCGGATCTGGAGGTGGGGCTCCTCGTCTACAACGCAGCCATCGCGTTCTCCGGCCCGTTCTGGGGCAAGGATCTCGATTACTACCGATCCCTCAACGCGGTCAACATGCTCACCCCGTTCGAACTCATCCACCGTCTCGCACCACGCCTCGTGCGGCAGCGCCGGGGCGGCATCATCCTGATCTCCTCGGCCGCGGGGATGACCGCCCAGCCCTACCTGAGCGCGTACTCCGCGTCGAAGGCATGGGTGACGAACTTCGGGCTCGGCATGTGGGCGGAGCTGAAGCCGTATGACGTGGACGTCTTCACCGCGATCGTCGGAGCGACGGACACTCCCGGTCTGCGCGAGATGATGCAGCCCGACTTCCTCTCCGGCACGAAGCTGGCCCGGCCGGCCGATGTCGCAGCTGAGGTCCTCGCGAGCTTCGGCAGGCAACCCGTCCGCGTCATCGGCGCGGGCAACCGCAGGACCATGGGCTTCTTCCGGCTGGCCGGCATGAACAACTCGGCCAGGCTGATGACCCGCATCATGGCCAAGGTCGTCTACCGCGGGGCCGTGCCCCAGCAGCCCGTTGAGCAGTAGCAGTAGCAGCGACGACACCCGGCTGTGGATCAGGCGGCCGAGTTCGTCGACGGCACGGTCCCCCGCACGGGACTTCCAGGTTCGGGCCGGAAAAGGGACCTTCGTGGACCGGAGACCCCGCCTATGACCTCCACCGATGCCTTGGCTGGGCCGGTCCTGCAGCGGGACGACGGACCGGTGCGAACCCTCACCCTGAACCGTCCGCATCGCCTCAATGCGTTCACCGCCGAGTCCTACCGTGGGCTCGACAGCGCGCTTCGTGCGGCGGACCGTGCCTCTGACGTGAAAGTGGTGGTGCTGACCGGCGCGGGCCGCGCCTTCTCCTCAGGCGCGGACCTGCGGGAGCGTCTGGAGACCGACGCGACCGGCCTGCGCCAGGTCGGCGCCGCGTTCGAGTCACTGGTGCTCACGCTCGCTGACTTCACGAAACCACTGATCGCCGGCGTGCACGGAGCCGCGGTCGGTTTCGGCATGACGCTTCTCCTGCACTGCGACCTGGTGCTCGTGGCGGACTCGGCCCGGCTGCGGCTGCCCTTCGTCGAGCTCGGTACCGCGCCAGAGGCGATGAGCAGCGTGCTGCTACCGCGCAGGATTGGTCCCATGCGCGCCGCCGAGCTACTGTTCACGGCCCGCTGGCTGACCGGCGGCCAGGCCGTCGAATACGGCCTGGCCCTGCGCGACCACCCCGAGCCGGACCTCGCCGCCGCCACCGCCACCCTCGCCCGCGAGATCGCCCGGCAGCCCGCGCCGGCGCTGGCCGTCGCCAAGCGTCTTCTGCGGGAAGGACACTCCCCCACAGCGGGAACAGCCATGCCGACCACTGATCCCGGCCGCGCCGCGCTTCGCAACGAGATCAACGCCGCCGTCGAACTACGAGCCGGATCCACGGCATACAAATCATGAGAGACCCGCTCTCGGCTCGTCCATCCGCCGGGTCCGGCGGATGGACGAGGCGGGAGGCGCGCCGCTACGGGGCCCGGCGGACCACGTTGCGCCCCGCGATCACCGGCAGGTCAAGGGCACTGAGCAGCCCACTGGGCGCCGCGCACACCGCCGGGATGGCGTTGACGGCACGCATGGCCGTGGCGATGAGACCGTGGTCCGAACCGGCCACCTGGTCGAAGGTCAGCTCGCAGCGCATGGCCGGGCGGCCCTCGATCTCGACCCGGTAGACGAGGGTGTCCGTCGTGCTCCCGTGCGGCCAGTCCGGGGCGACCGCGGCTCCCATCCGGTTCACATGCTCCAGGATGATCACCGGCCGGCCGTCCAGCAGGCCACGCACCTCGAAGCGCACGCCGGACACCTCACCGGCGCGCAGGGTGCCGATCGCCGTGGAAAGGTCGGTGTTGACCGTGGCCACCTCGTGCACAGTGTCGATGCCGTCGAGACGCAGGCCGAGGGCGTCGGCGAGCTGGCTGATCACCGCCCCCCACTCGTTGACGAGCAGGTCGCCGGTGAACAGGATCCCGGGCTGGTCGGGCGGATTACCGAAGCCGAACGCGAACCGCATGGCCTCTTCGACACCGTAGGTGCTGTAGTCGGCGATCTCCTGGATCCGGACCGACTCGACGTCGTCGCAGGCCGACAGCAGGCTCAGCGGCAGCAGGTCGCTGCCGAAGCCCGGTTCGATGCCGGTGGCGAAGAAGGAGCTCTGCCCGCTGGCCGCCGCGGCCGCCAGCGGCTCGCGGCTTCTGGCATCCGCGGCAGGCGGGTAGACCATGCCGGCCAGGGACGTCGTCACCACGTTCGCGCCGGCCGACAGGAAGGGAACGAGGTCGGCGACCACCGCCTTCTCCCGGCCCGGGCCGGGCCCGAAGTAGGACAGGCAGTCCGGCCGCAACGCCAGCAGAGCGGCGCTGTCGCGGGTGGCGACGACCCCGGTCGGCTCGGCCAGCCCGCACAGCTGCGCCGCGTCCCGCCCTTCCTTCTCCGCCGCGTTCACGCACACGCCCACCAGCTCCAGCCCCGGGTGGTTGATGATCCCCCGCAGCGCCTCCCGCCCGGCGGCGCCCGTTCCCCAGTGCACGACCCTGATGCTGATCCGTCTGCCCTCCATGCGGCCGCCCGGACGCCCTGAGTGACGCTGAGGCCGGACCCGCCACCGAAAAAAGCCAGATGTTTCCGAGTCGCCTGGACGTTACCCGAACCGGGCCGCCCCGTCTGCCTGCCGTCAGTCCGCCCGTTTTCGTCAGTCCGCCCGTCTCCGGGCCACCTCGCGGGCCGGAGCGACCCGGGCCAGGGCATCCTCCGCCACGTCGGACAGATCGATGTCGGCGACGACCCCGGCCGCGAGAAGGGACTCGACCTCGGCCTCGGAGCAGCCGGCCTCGGCGAGCACCGGCCGGGTGTCATGCCCGATGAGGACCGCCCGCGGCGTGCGCTCCCGCGCCGCGCCGGCCCAGTCGGCGTAGCCGCGCACGATGCTGACCCGACCGAACCGCGGGTCGCCGGCCACGTGCTGGAAGCCGTTCGCGAGCAGATGCGGGTCGTCGGCGTGCTCCTCGCCCAGCAGCGCGCGCACCGCCGGCACGCCCCGGACGCGCAGCCGCTCGACCGCTGCCGCCACCGGCAGAGCAGCCAAGGCAGCCGCGATGTCCGAGGCGAGCGCGAGGTCCCCGACCGACGTGCCGTCCGCGCCGGCGGCCGGTATCCCCAGGGCGTCCCGCAGGCCGGCGAACCGCTCGGCGGTGTCGGCCGCGACGGCGAGCCACCCGTCCGCGGCCTGGTAGAAGCGATGCCCGGCGGACGGCCCCTGGAAGTCGGTGGCCCCGCGGATCGGCGCGGTTCGCCCCGCGAACTCGGTGAACTCGAGGGCCTGCAGGTACGTCGCGGTGTTCGCCAGCGAGAGGTACAGGCGCTGCCCGACGCCGTCGGCGACCGCACCGCGGTCACGGGCCAGCAGGGCGGTGAGCACGCCCAGAGCACCCAGTGCCCCGGTGCCGATGTCGTTGAGCGGGACCGGGGCGAGCACCGGCTCGCCGTCGCCGCCCTGCGCCGCGGCGAGCCCGGACAGCCCCTGGAAGACCGGGTCGAACCCGGGGGCGTCGGCGTAGGCACCCGCGTGGCCGTAGGCGGAGACCGAGCAGCGGACCAGGCCCGGCCGCGCCGCGGCGATCCGCTCGTCGGACAGGCCCAGCTTCTCCAGGCGCCCGGGCCGCAGGTTCTCGACGAACACGTCGGCGTCGCCCAGCACCCGGAGCAGGACCTCCGCGCCGCCCGGGCGGGCGAGGTCGAGCGCGAGCGCCCGCTTGTACTGGTTCACGACGAGCACCGAGATCGAATATCCGCGATAGGGCTCGCCCTTCGGCGGCTCGACCTTGATGACGTTGGCGCCCCAGTCGGCGAGCAGCGCCCCGATCAGCGGGCCGGCGAGAAAGGTCGACAGGTCGACGATGGTGAGGCCGGCGAGCGGCAGGCCCGCCGCGGATCCCGCCGCACTCGTCCCGGCCGCACTCGTCCCGGCCCCGGACTCGGCGCGCGGGAAGCCGTCCGACGTGCTCCGCTTCCAGACCCTGTCGTCGGCGGGCAGTTCCTCCAGCGCGGGGATCTCGCCGGGCGCGGCCGGGGTGGCGGCGAGATCGAACGGGAAGCCGGGCATGGTGACCTCGCCGGCGCCGGGGTGGTCACGGCGGATGAAGGCGTGGTTGGCCTCGACGATG
The Parafrankia irregularis genome window above contains:
- a CDS encoding cytochrome P450, which translates into the protein MTTAEARSVLVDPMAYADGRLEQACAVLRRDAPVSWVEAEEFLPFHALTKHEDILEVERRPDLFQARPRYKLYRRRDEERFTAARSLVSMDPPEHTEYRAVAAPWFHPRNLRNFEETVRARALVAVDSMARRDTAYDFVSEIAMLYPLDVICSMVGIPEADRGLILRLTLENFGSEDPDFRPLTTTDDRAAVMDFAHYFLKVIEDRKAAPTDDITSLLVHAKVKDEPLPLQDLIGYLVIISTAGHDTTAATIAGGLRALVEHPDQLRRLQTEPGLIPTAVEEMIRWVTPVKSFMRVATKDTEIGGQTIAEGEAVLLLYASANRDDDVFGDPDRFDVGRTPNRHLAFGHGTHFCLGARLARLEARMFFSELIPRLRHAELAGEPELIQTLFVGGHKRLPVHLDVA
- a CDS encoding nuclear transport factor 2 family protein, whose protein sequence is MASSGTAKKVPVEDVLTVQDIFARYCWYVDENLGEEWSELYTKDGVFEGTRPEPVIGREALAKVPGELNAFFDGRLRHQLSNLFVEYGDDSETLVARFYNQIAAWNDGTKFVMLAVSTALLVRDDPGSTWRIQRNTIRALQ
- a CDS encoding SDR family NAD(P)-dependent oxidoreductase; the protein is MARGERLEPRRYGRYAIVAGASRGIGAELADQLAARGFDLVLIAPTKEELEPRADSVRARYGVEAVVLPVDLSTPEAAERIESATADLEVGLLVYNAAIAFSGPFWGKDLDYYRSLNAVNMLTPFELIHRLAPRLVRQRRGGIILISSAAGMTAQPYLSAYSASKAWVTNFGLGMWAELKPYDVDVFTAIVGATDTPGLREMMQPDFLSGTKLARPADVAAEVLASFGRQPVRVIGAGNRRTMGFFRLAGMNNSARLMTRIMAKVVYRGAVPQQPVEQ
- a CDS encoding enoyl-CoA hydratase/isomerase family protein produces the protein MTSTDALAGPVLQRDDGPVRTLTLNRPHRLNAFTAESYRGLDSALRAADRASDVKVVVLTGAGRAFSSGADLRERLETDATGLRQVGAAFESLVLTLADFTKPLIAGVHGAAVGFGMTLLLHCDLVLVADSARLRLPFVELGTAPEAMSSVLLPRRIGPMRAAELLFTARWLTGGQAVEYGLALRDHPEPDLAAATATLAREIARQPAPALAVAKRLLREGHSPTAGTAMPTTDPGRAALRNEINAAVELRAGSTAYKS
- a CDS encoding NAD(P)H-dependent amine dehydrogenase family protein, which gives rise to MEGRRISIRVVHWGTGAAGREALRGIINHPGLELVGVCVNAAEKEGRDAAQLCGLAEPTGVVATRDSAALLALRPDCLSYFGPGPGREKAVVADLVPFLSAGANVVTTSLAGMVYPPAADARSREPLAAAAASGQSSFFATGIEPGFGSDLLPLSLLSACDDVESVRIQEIADYSTYGVEEAMRFAFGFGNPPDQPGILFTGDLLVNEWGAVISQLADALGLRLDGIDTVHEVATVNTDLSTAIGTLRAGEVSGVRFEVRGLLDGRPVIILEHVNRMGAAVAPDWPHGSTTDTLVYRVEIEGRPAMRCELTFDQVAGSDHGLIATAMRAVNAIPAVCAAPSGLLSALDLPVIAGRNVVRRAP